The segment AGATGAACCGGTTGGGCTATGGGGATATCACTGCCTGGGTATCAGGGCTTTCGCAGACAGCTCCTTTAGCGGAGGAAATTTCTACCTTGGACGAAGTGCAATCAGTTGGGGTACAATCCCTTATCTTCTCCGAATATGAAATCGGTGACCAGGAGTCAGACAGCGAAGGCCAGCTGATTACCTATGACCCAGCGCACTATCCCTACAAATTCTTTGCTGATGATTTGTCCGGCTACAGGGAGGCCCCTGCAGAAATTGTGTCAGGAGAAGTCTATGCTTCTGCCTCTGCGGCATCCATGTTTGGGGTGCAGGTTGGGGACTCCATCACCTTTCCCATTGCCCGCAGCGGAGGAGATATGAGCTTTACTGTGGCGGGATTTTACGAAGACCCCTTTATGGGCAGCTCCATGATCGGAATGAAAGGGTTTCTGATAAACGGGCAGGATCATGAGGAAATCATCGGGATGATTGAGGAATCCGGCGCGGACAGCCTGGCTCGTGAAGGGTTTATGCTGCACATTTCTCAAGTTTATGGCAGCGCCTTGACCGCCGCACAGTTCAATGCTTTATTGAATGAGAATACCAGCCTGACAAGCTATGTGGAGTTTACCCACAGCCGTGAATCTATCTCTGGCTTTATGCTGACTTTGCAGAATGTGTTCACCAGCCTCTTGCTGGCCTTTGTGGCAATTCTGCTTCTGGCGTCCATGGCGGTGCTCTCCCACAGCATCGGCAGCACCATCGAGCAGGATTATAAGAATATGGGAATCCTCAAAACCATGGGGTTTACCAGCGGAAAACTGAGAAAAATTCAGCTTTTGCAGTACTCTATCACCACACTGTACGGTATGGGAGTGGGGCTGCTTCTTTCTATCCCAGCAGCCGGCCTGATTTGCACAATGACAGTGACTGCCACCGGATTGCTGATTCCATCTGCACTGCCCGCCTCCATTTGCCTGACTGCCTTAGCGGCAATTCTTCTCCTGCTGATGGGCTTCGTTTGGTTCCGCACTGGGACGATCCGCCGGATTTCTCCCGTGAACGCCATCCGCGGGACCTGGAAGAAATCCCAGGAAAGCAAAAGGGCGGCTTTCCCCATCCAAAAGAAAGGGCTTCCGTTCTGGCTTGCCCTGCGGCAGCTTCTCAGCGGCAGGCGCCGGTACATGGGAGCCTGTCTGGCGGCAGTATTGCTGGTGTTCTTTGCTTCACTCATTGGCCGGGTAAACGCCTGGCTGGGACCAAACGGTGAGGGGTTAATGGACGCCTTTAACCCCTCCGATCTGCACATTGCCGCCCAGCCTATGAGGGAAACAGCAACCCGCCAGGTAGAACAGACAATTGAGAGTTACACATCCATTATCGATTCCTATGATTTGGCCATGCCCAGCGTTTCCGTAAATGGTGTGGACATGACTGCCAACGTGATTTCAGAGCCAGAACGGTTTCATCTGCTCTCCGGGCAAACCTGCCGGGAGGCAGATGAAGTAGTGCTGACGGAATTTGTGGCGGCAGATTTAGGCGTCTCTGTTGGAGATAGCATTATCGTGGCAGGGGCGCTCGGCAGCGGAGAATATGTGGTCAGCGGTATTTATCAGTGCGCCAACGATATGGGAATGAACATCGGTATGAACCGGGAGGGTTATGATCGGATTGGCGAAGAATCTCCTTCCATATGGTGTACCCACTATTTTGGGGCCGACCTGTCTCTCAAGCCGGAGATTATGCAGGCTCTTCAGGATACTTACGGAGGAGATGTGTACCTCCATGAAAATTCCTGGCCAGGGCTTGCCGGTATTCTTTCCGCCATGCAGGCGCTGATGATTTTCCTGTATGCTATGGTGATTCTCTTTGTGCTGGTGGTCACACTGCTGACAGCGGGAAATCTGCTGCAGGCCGAGCAAAGGGATCTGAGCATTTACCGTGCCATGGGCTTTTCATCCGGGCAGCTGAGGTGTTCCTTTGCCCTGCGTTTTGGGATGATCGCCCTGTTGGGCAGCACTTTGGGGACAATTCTCAGCGCTTTCCTCACCGACCCGCTGGTGGCGATGCTTATGCGGATGGAGGGCATCAGCAATTTTTCCTCCCAGCCGGATATCTTTACCGCAGTGCTTCCGGGGATTGTGGTGATAGTTCTGTTTCTTCTGTTTGCTTATTCAGCAGCAGGAAAAATTGGGAAAACGTCTCTCGCTTTATTGGCGGAAGAATAAAGCAATTCCATTTGATTTAATTATGGAAAACGATAAAGTATAAGTATTTGATATTTAATCTTGCGGCTACTAAACTATAGATGGAAAGAAAAAATACAGCAAAAGAAGGAGCTGAAATACTATGAAAAATCCGTTTGCAGCCTTGATAGGCGTGTTTCTGACACTCAGTATTGCAATGGCAGGATGCAGCAGTTCATCCGGCTCAGCCGAATCCAGTTCTTCTGAGGAAAACAATCGTGTTTCTTCCTCTCAGACGGCCAGCCGTTCCAGTGAAGAGGAGGACAATATTCCGGTTTCAAATACCACGGAGTTAACAGTTCGATTTGGCGATGATGGCGAACCATTCGTCATGCACCTGGAGAAAAATTCTACTGCAGAGGCCATCGCTGGCTATGTTGGCACTTCAGATTGGCGGCTGCCGGTTTACAGCTATGATGAATCCGATGTGATGGAATATTACGATATCCCCAGCCGGTATGAGATTCCTGACAACAGCGAAACCGCAACAAAAGCCCATGCAGGCGATGTATTCTACTCGGACCCTAATCGCATTGTGCTCTACTATCATGATGCAGAGATCAACGAGCAGTACACCAGGATTGGTACATTTGATGCCACAGAGGAATTTGTGGACGCCGTAGAAAATAATCCTGTTTTGGAAGGCTGGGGCAACCAGATTGTGGTTATCAGTGATGGAGAATAAAAATGTGCAAAAATAATACAGCAAAGCGGGAGACAAACGGAAATCTTTATGCTTATACCGTTTTACAGAATCTGAAGGATGCCGGATGTACAGATGAAATGGTAGAGAAGTTTATGGCTCTCCAGGACAGCGAGGATGAGGAACAGCAAATCCGGCTCCTTTCCGGTCACAGGAAACATTTATTGGAAAAGCTGCATAAGGATGAAAAGCGAATCGACTGTCTTGACTATCTCATCTATCAAATGCAGAACAAGAAATAAAAATTTAATTGTAAACAGGAGGTTTCCATATGAGAACGATTCAGAATCAGACCTTTGATGCAGAGCGTGCCCTTTATGGCAGCAGCGACATTTTGGTAAAGGACTGCTCTTTTGACGGCCCAGCTGATGGAGAGAGCGCTTTTAAAGAATGTAAAGATGTGCAGGTGGAACACAGCTTTTTTAACCTGCGATACCCTTTCTGGCATGACCACGGCCTTTCCATCCGTGATTCGGAGATGACTGAGCTTTGCCGGGCTGCCCTGTGGTATTCTGACCACATTGCCATCGAAAATACCAGACTTCACGGCATCAAGGCCCTGCGGGAATGCGCCGATGTAAAGATCGCAGGCTGCGACATCGTTTCTCCAGAGTTCGGCTGGTCTGTCCGGGGTATCGAGATGGAAGATTGTGATGCCGAGAGCGAATATTTCATGATGCGTTCTGCCAACCTGCACTTTACGAATGTACGCATGAAAGGGAAATATTCTTTCCAGTACATTGAAAATTCTGTTTTTGAAAACTGCATCTTCGATACCAAGGATGCTTTCTGGCATGCGAGAAATATCACCGTCCGCAACAGTGTTGTGAAAGGCGAATACTTGGCTTGGTACTGCGAGAATGTTACTTTTGAAAACTGTAAAATCATCGGTACACAGCCCCTGTGCTACTGCAGGGGATTGAAGCTTGTGGGCTGTGAGATGATCGACTGCGATCTGGCCTTTGAGCGCAGCGAGGTAGAAGCTACGGTTACAACGCCGGTTATCAGCATCAAAAATCCTTTGTCCGGATATATTGCTGTTCCGGCTGTAGGTGAAATTATCCGGGATATTGAAGAAGCCAAGGGAACCGTGCAGGTGCAGAAACAAGAGGCTAAAAGCGTCTGCGCTTGTGCATGAGAGCGTAAAAGGGAGGCCTCGCAGTCTCCCTTGGGTTCTCGAAAGCGGACGGATAGAGCGACGGTATCTGCCTGGCAGCCGGGGTGTTTCTGGGAACCTGCTTTTGGTGGGGAACCCTTGCTGTCCTAACTCTTTTTATCAAAAGAAGGGCAGCCAAATTTCAGCTTCATACTGTGAACCGCATTTTTGGCGGAATCCTTTGTGCCTTTGGAATCATCGTTTTTGTCAGGCTGTTTCTATAAATCATTCTATTAAGAAAGTGGTGATAAAACTATGAAAAAAGCAATACCCCTGACACTGGCTGTTCTTATGTCTTTGTCGGTGCTGCTTACAGGCTGCGGCAGCAGTGAGCAGGCAGAGAGCACTTCAGAAAGCAGTTCTGCTGCCCAAATGGAAGATACCTCTTCTTCTGAAGCGGAATCATCTTCAGAGCCGGAAGCACCAGAATCGAATATCGTGCCGGAAGAACCAGAGGAATCAGATTCCAGCACAGTGCCGGAATCAGGGGACGTGGAAAATGGGCAGGTTGAGGAGGAAAACAGCGAAATGCAGATGAATGTACAGGTCGGCGGCAGCACTTTTACTGCCACTTTGGAAGAAAATGCAGCGGCGGATGCGCTGGTGGATATGATGGAACAAGGCCCCGTCACCATTCAGATGAGCGACTATTCCGGTTTTGAAAAAGTC is part of the Clostridium sp. M62/1 genome and harbors:
- a CDS encoding DUF3737 family protein, whose amino-acid sequence is MRTIQNQTFDAERALYGSSDILVKDCSFDGPADGESAFKECKDVQVEHSFFNLRYPFWHDHGLSIRDSEMTELCRAALWYSDHIAIENTRLHGIKALRECADVKIAGCDIVSPEFGWSVRGIEMEDCDAESEYFMMRSANLHFTNVRMKGKYSFQYIENSVFENCIFDTKDAFWHARNITVRNSVVKGEYLAWYCENVTFENCKIIGTQPLCYCRGLKLVGCEMIDCDLAFERSEVEATVTTPVISIKNPLSGYIAVPAVGEIIRDIEEAKGTVQVQKQEAKSVCACA
- a CDS encoding ABC transporter permease — protein: MEIKTLLKSNINSHRGSILGVFILILLVSLSLGTVLTVWNNSSRYVDSEMNRLGYGDITAWVSGLSQTAPLAEEISTLDEVQSVGVQSLIFSEYEIGDQESDSEGQLITYDPAHYPYKFFADDLSGYREAPAEIVSGEVYASASAASMFGVQVGDSITFPIARSGGDMSFTVAGFYEDPFMGSSMIGMKGFLINGQDHEEIIGMIEESGADSLAREGFMLHISQVYGSALTAAQFNALLNENTSLTSYVEFTHSRESISGFMLTLQNVFTSLLLAFVAILLLASMAVLSHSIGSTIEQDYKNMGILKTMGFTSGKLRKIQLLQYSITTLYGMGVGLLLSIPAAGLICTMTVTATGLLIPSALPASICLTALAAILLLLMGFVWFRTGTIRRISPVNAIRGTWKKSQESKRAAFPIQKKGLPFWLALRQLLSGRRRYMGACLAAVLLVFFASLIGRVNAWLGPNGEGLMDAFNPSDLHIAAQPMRETATRQVEQTIESYTSIIDSYDLAMPSVSVNGVDMTANVISEPERFHLLSGQTCREADEVVLTEFVAADLGVSVGDSIIVAGALGSGEYVVSGIYQCANDMGMNIGMNREGYDRIGEESPSIWCTHYFGADLSLKPEIMQALQDTYGGDVYLHENSWPGLAGILSAMQALMIFLYAMVILFVLVVTLLTAGNLLQAEQRDLSIYRAMGFSSGQLRCSFALRFGMIALLGSTLGTILSAFLTDPLVAMLMRMEGISNFSSQPDIFTAVLPGIVVIVLFLLFAYSAAGKIGKTSLALLAEE
- a CDS encoding cyclophilin-like fold protein: MKNPFAALIGVFLTLSIAMAGCSSSSGSAESSSSEENNRVSSSQTASRSSEEEDNIPVSNTTELTVRFGDDGEPFVMHLEKNSTAEAIAGYVGTSDWRLPVYSYDESDVMEYYDIPSRYEIPDNSETATKAHAGDVFYSDPNRIVLYYHDAEINEQYTRIGTFDATEEFVDAVENNPVLEGWGNQIVVISDGE
- a CDS encoding cyclophilin-like fold protein, with the protein product MKKAIPLTLAVLMSLSVLLTGCGSSEQAESTSESSSAAQMEDTSSSEAESSSEPEAPESNIVPEEPEESDSSTVPESGDVENGQVEEENSEMQMNVQVGGSTFTATLEENAAADALVDMMEQGPVTIQMSDYSGFEKVGPLGTSLPASSQQTTTQAGDIVLYQGNQIVMFYGSNSWSYTRLGHINDLTGWKEALGNGYVTVTLSLED